A stretch of DNA from Brassica oleracea var. oleracea cultivar TO1000 unplaced genomic scaffold, BOL UnpScaffold01645, whole genome shotgun sequence:
ATAGTAATTGTAATGCAATAAGAGACATAAAGTAAATCAGTTGTAAAATAGAAGGAAAAGATGCTAGACTCACGAAAACTCGCAGGTAAATCAAAATTACAGATCAAAAAATTGTCAGGGGTTTTTAAAGAACATTTCTTAAACTCATAGCACAGCAATCAGATCAATAAACTTTTGTTGCATAAATATTCTATGTCTAATATCTAGTATCTCAAATCTCTTTGTAGATTCAATCAGTTCAGACAAGTGTTAAGAACATGTTTGATAAGTTTACTAAATCCCTCAACCAAATCTCTTTGTAGATATGTATTTTACTCATCAAGATTAATTCATCTAATCAATAACATTCCCGTGTTACCAATTATCATATGATCTATATTTTAGGTTGTCAATCCAATTCTAGCATTAAGAACGATTAAGATGAAAGATAAATATAACCTTAACAATTCATTCCACCAATTCATCAATCCTTTGAAAACACTAAATTCAACAGGTTGTTTACCCAGACATAATCAGTTAAACACAAAGCATGATCTGAATaaacaacataaataaaacacactTAGAGGTACATGAAGCATACCCTAAACAAAGACTTAAGAATAGATTATATAGGTTAACACACATTTGAAACTCGTTTATGAATACTGAAAACTCATGGACCTTTTTGCAAATCTTGAAACTTCATTAAGGGTCTGACTGGTGTAACCACAACGGTTGCgattgcggttgcgggagtttgcggatgcgggtggttgtgGTTTtaagcggttttaagagatttgtacgactggtactATGATTAGAAGTGGATGCGTTTGCAGGATaattatgactggttaactaccaaatacagcagtggttaaataataaattaataatatttatatttttgtaattataaaaatattgatatcactcaaattaccctaaggagtgattttactctctcaaataagaggttcaattgtagtacttagggatcgaatccacagagagctagggcatacaatagactatagaaatcaagattaagctaggcaaacagtttataaagcagtaaattaatgaaagcaaggtgaacaaaatagttgttcgattggttgaatgaggttgtaaacaattaggagaaatTGTTAGACCTAgagatttatcaatcaagagattcaaactacaattcaaggatgctaatggtttattgattcaattctagaactcgattttaataagtgagcaatccagctttcgcatgcaattgctaatcagatgtctaagtccagtctcagCTGTCGCTTATTGACTTGgagcgagcgtcgatcgatgctatggcctgagcgttgatcgatgcttcttcagacaagcattaacgacGTAATCGATtaagttcaactagattcctagaccaactctcgtatgtccCTAAGTATCTAATCCATCagagttcgggttccgttaattgattgcactctcaAACTAAGACAAGATAAAAGCTTGAGATTGTACATACGGATGTATGTGGGCCGATGCAGCACCAGTATGTTGATGGAAGCCGATACTTTTTGCTACTCTTGGATGATCATACTCACATGTATTGGGTATACTTCATGAAGCAAAAGTCATAGGCATTCTCACTGTTCAAGAAGTTCAAAGCAATGATGTAGAATCAATCGGATTGTACCATCAAGACACTGAGATCAGATGGAGGTGGTGAGTTCACTTCACGAGAATTCAACCGGTtctgtgaagaagaaggaatcaATAAGCAAGTCACATTGCCTTATTCACCGCAACAAAATGGTGCAGCGGAGTGCATGAATAGGACCTTGGTTGAGACGGCTAGATCGATGTTGGCAGAGCAAGACTTACCGCTCAAGTTATGGGCAGAAGCGGTATACACTGCCTCATATCTTCAAAACCGTCTGCCATCAAAGGCAATAGAAGAAGATGTCACTCCTATAGAGAAGTGGTGTGGACACAAGCCAGATGTGTCACACATGAGAATGTTTGGTAGCATATGCTACATACATGTCCCAGATCAAAAGAGGAAGAAGCTAGACGTCAAGGCAAAGTGTGGAGTCTTTGTTGGATACAGCAACCAATCCAAAGTCTATAGAGTTCTCATCTTGGAGAATGAGAAGATTGAAGTATCAAGAAATGTCGAGTTTGAAGAAAGCAAGAAGTGGGATTGGAGAAGGTAAGAAGAAGTGAGGAAGACATTGGAGTTGTCTATGGAAGACTCTCACTCGCCTGAGGAACAAACCAAAGTTACATTCAGCCCTGAGGAACAAACCGAAGGTACATCCAGCCCTGAGGAACAATTCGGAGGTACTTTCAGTCCTTTTTCATTGAAAATGATGATCATGATACTAGTAgtggagatgaagaagcttcTGAGGCACCAAGGAAGATCAGGTCCATGGTTGATATGATGGAAAGGGCACCGAGAGTAGAGCTTGATGAAGCGGCTCAAGCGATAAAAGCTTGTCTTCATGTACATGAAGAACCATACACTTATGATGAAGCGTGTGGTCCCAAGGAATGGAGAGAAGCGATGAATGAAGAAATAGCCATGATTGAGAAGAACAAGACATGGGAACTAGTGGACaagccaaagaagaagaatgtgatAAGTGTGAAGTGGATCTACAAAATCAAGACCGATACAAACGACAATCACATCAAGCACAAGGCGCGGCTAGTTGCAAGAGGGGTCTCTCAAGAGTATGGTGTCGACTACCTTGAGACATTTGCCCCTATCTCAAGACATCATACAATACGAGCCATACTTGCCTATGCGGCTCAGATGAAGTGACGATTGTATCAGATGGATGTGAAGTCAGATTTTTTCAATGGCAACCTCTAGGAAGAAGTGTATGTCACACAACTGACTGGGTATGTGACACACGGGAAGGAACACAAAGTGTTAAGGCTACACAAGGCTTTATATAGATTCATACTTTCTTCAAAACAGTTTTGAGAGAAGCATGAATGATGCGGCCTTATACATCATGAAGCAAGGAGGAGATGTGTTGATCGCAAGTCTATATGTAAATGATATAATCATCACAGGAAGCAACATTCACAGCATCAACACATTCAAGAAGAACATGATGAAAGAATTCAAGATGGTGGATCTTGGATTGTTGAACTACTTTCTTGGAATGGAAATAATTCAAGACGATGGAGGTATATTTCTTTCACAAGAAAAGTATGCAAACAAACTTGTAGGCAAATTTGGGATGCGAGACAGCAAGAGTGTAAGCAATCCACTTATACCACAAGGGAAAGGAGTTGAGGATGACAAGGAGTATGGAGATCCGACAAAGTATATAAGCATCGTTGGAGGGCTTTTGTACTTGTGTGCATCAAGACCTGATGTGATGTATGCAAGCGCCTATCTCTCAAGATACA
This window harbors:
- the LOC106321436 gene encoding uncharacterized mitochondrial protein AtMg00810-like encodes the protein MNDAALYIMKQGGDVLIASLYVNDIIITGSNIHSINTFKKNMMKEFKMVDLGLLNYFLGMEIIQDDGGIFLSQEKYANKLVGKFGMRDSKSVSNPLIPQGKGVEDDKEYGDPTKYISIVGGLLYLCASRPDVMYASAYLSRYMSTSRMKHYQEAKRVLRYVKGTSSFGVYFTSVKEPRLVGYTDSDWGGSKEDKKISSGYVFTLGSAMFCWQSSKQQTVAQSTAEAEYIAVCAAANQAVWLQRLFKDFGQKFEGGIPILCDNKSAIAIGRIRCNTEERST